GGATGCCCCGCTCGCCGTAGACGAGGCCGGCGGCCGCGAGCACGTGCTGCCGGGTCCAACGGTGGAAGACCAGCCAGCGGGTGCGGATGCTGCGCAGCGCCTCGGTCGCGGTCGCGGCGAGCACCATCTCGGTCGCGTAGGAACGCCCGGCGCTGAGGTCGACCAGGCAGAGGTCGAACTCCTCTTCGAGGTGCAGGAACAGCCGCGCGCAGCGTTCGGTGTTTTCCTTGGTGATCGGGAACTCGCCGCCGCCGCTGTCGCCGGGGAACAGCACCAACCGGCCGGCGCCGGGCGGACGGCTGCGCAGGCTGGACCGGTCGGACTCCTGCCAGATCTCGACCCGTTGCGGGTCGGCGACCATGCCGTGCAGGTAGGAATGCAGGCCGCCCTGGGTGGTGCCGTGCAGCGCGTTGGGCACGTTGAAGATCGCGCCCGACGTCGGTGAGCCGAAGTCGAAGTCGAGGTAGCACACGTCACTGCCTTGCAGCGCACTCCGGTAAAGGATGTTGCTGCTCGTGACGGAGCGGCCGGTGCCGCCCTTGTCGGAGGTGGCAAAGATCAACATCGGTCAGCCCGCCTCAGTCACGTCGCGCCGTGCGGCAGCCAGCTCGTCGAGCGACAGGAGCACCTGGGAGGCCAGGATGGCCGCGGTGCCGGGACGCTCCGGCAGGATCTCGCGGGCCCGAGACAGGTGGATCTGGGCGACCTTGAGCGTCTCGCGCATCCGCGGACCGGCGTCGCCGGCTCCCGAGAGCAGCTCCATGTCGTAGAGGTGCTCGGCC
This genomic interval from Asanoa ferruginea contains the following:
- a CDS encoding SCO2523 family variant P-loop protein, which gives rise to MLIFATSDKGGTGRSVTSSNILYRSALQGSDVCYLDFDFGSPTSGAIFNVPNALHGTTQGGLHSYLHGMVADPQRVEIWQESDRSSLRSRPPGAGRLVLFPGDSGGGEFPITKENTERCARLFLHLEEEFDLCLVDLSAGRSYATEMVLAATATEALRSIRTRWLVFHRWTRQHVLAAAGLVYGERGILDTGTQKGHDREELANALRFIRTAVVNPDSPELEGLRPAQIAWLRDVDRDLSELASSHKVGRTLLLGTIPLDPVLQWREQLISDNDVWSRRIANRETLEQFDSLAKKIVDDAAWETL